From Ursus arctos isolate Adak ecotype North America unplaced genomic scaffold, UrsArc2.0 scaffold_11, whole genome shotgun sequence, the proteins below share one genomic window:
- the SMIM43 gene encoding small integral membrane protein 43, producing the protein MEWELNFLLYLALFFFLLFLLFLLLFVVIKQLKNSVANTAGALQPGRLSVHREPWGFSREQAV; encoded by the coding sequence ATGGAGTGGGAGCTCAACTTTCTGCTCTACCTGGCGCTCTTCTTCTTCCTGCTCTTCTTacttttccttctgctcttcGTGGTCATCAAGCAGCTGAAGAACTCTGTGGCCAACACGGCCGGGGCGCTCCAGCCCGGGCGTCTCTCCGTGCACCGGGAGCCTTGGGGCTTCTCCCGTGAGCAAGCGGTGTGA